Genomic segment of Porites lutea chromosome 13, jaPorLute2.1, whole genome shotgun sequence:
TAAATCCCAGTCCATGCTTCCGCGGCATCGGTGGATTGCAGTGGTCATTCCTACTTATTCTCTTCCGCTATAGCCCGATTAGCTGTTCACAAAAACTGCTTCAAAATGTGGCAAAGAATCTAAAAaccgttaaaatcgaaaaaaacaaaacaaaacaaaaagaaaaaaaaacacaattttttggAATCTAAAGACCATTGATCCATCAAACTTTGGGGTGAATCAGATAGAAGGtgccaaaataattttcaagagaGTGTTTCAGGCGTCGTCTGTTTCCACCGTGACCGTCGTTGGTGTTGTACCTCCTGTCGCAAGAAATATTCCGGAAAAGTTGCGCCTTAAGATTCCATCCCGCCGCTTATCACTgagaaatagctttgaaatcgAGAGTGATCACAGTGTCACGTGACAAACTTAACTCAGCAATGGCGCAATCACTGAACATTGACCCTCGGCCAGGCTTCTTATTCTTACTGTGGCTCCAGCGCAGAATAATCTTGAGCGCCTGACGATATTTTGGAATTCGCCATGCGTACAGAAAAGGGTCCAGCAGGAATTTCAAGTAAAGCACGTTTTCCACGATGAGGCTGGCGATAAGAAATTCTGGACTGTTAGGATCCTCACTGGAGTAGAGACTTACCATCCCTAAAAAAGTGACCGGCTgagaacagagaaacaaaatggcGACCAGAAAAAAGTTGACAACGATAAACTTGCGCTCCAAACAAGTTCGCCTCCCTCTACCCTCCGTCTTCTGATCTTCTTGAAGACTTCTTGAAGCGGCTgcctttttcttgaaagtgaTGAATAAAAGAACGTAAAATATTATGATCAGAtatgttaaaattatagaatgaAATATCGTGTCAAATTTTAATAAGGAATCTCTGTGGACCCCCATTTTAGGCAACAGAGTCAGCAATATGGCGTATGCATATATTCCAATGATGCAAACAATCACGCGACATTTCGTAACTTTCTGTGCGTACTTTAGAGGAGAAATTACCACAATGAATTGCGCGATGGTGAATGAAAGCACGATTATAAAGGAACAATTCGTTGCAACCAGAGAGATATGATGACCGACGCTAATGAGAGTTTGACATGTGTTACCAGTGTCACGATGTTTAATGTATATCATAGTGAAACATGTAGGAAACATAGGTTGCTGTGTCGTGGCTGTTAAAATATCGGCAATAGAAAGACCTACGAGGAAATAAGTTATAGCTTTCCTGAAGATCTTCAAAGGATCGAACAAAAACACCAGGAGCAACAAACCATTTGCGATGATGGATAAAAATGAAGCGATGAACATGTAGATTGCGGAACCAAAAGCAAACTTGAAGAATATTTCGTAGGCATCCTCTAAAACGTTATCTGGTAGCAGTAAAAATGATGAATTGAATGTAAAATTGGTTGTCGAGTTTAAGTTGAATGCTATATTTGATACTAAATCCATTTTTGTGGAAATCCTTTGAAGCCGCAGATTATTGCTTTTTGTGTCCAGATATGatctttttatatatatttactATAATGAAGCCAAATTAAATATGACAAAAACACGGCTTCATACTGTTATTCTTTTAATTACAATTTATCTTTTTGGCTCTCCCGaaattttcttatgtaaatctgagctgtttaatttttgtaacaCTATACCATGCCGATGgcggactcccatatgaaacagacggggatgctcgtcggaaattttgaatttaacccctaaaggagaccatctgggcgtggctcaagctttttgtgacccctaaaggagaccaatctgggcgtggcttaagcaaattttgacccctaaaagagaccgcttaaaaacacacaaatacgacatgcaatcaGTTTcaatgatataaagacataatcatcgaatgcttttatctaaaagtagtttttaaaagcattgtcataaatcttaAAAGTTCTTCGtggaaccctaaacgagaccttggcggcttaaaatattggccatttgcccggaacaccctaagcgagaccaaaatccaaaatttacacccctaagcgagacgacgagcatccccgtctgtttcatatgggagtgccccccccgggggctCGAAGTGGCATCTGTTAAAATTATCCTTATCCGGTGTGCATCATCTAATTTATGAACTTTGTTTTTGCCACAGTATCTTacactttgtcttttttgtttagaaATTCAAATCAAAAGGAATAGCTAACAATTACCTGAATTAAACGACTggagttttattttcaaaacttaGCAAAAGAAGTGCTTGAATGATGGCCAAATCTGggcaaacaagacaaaatctatttttgtttcatatacatgtatattttgtttttttccggaGTTAACAATATCACTGACGGATTTAGCGATAATTGGAAAGAAGCGAGATTCAAACATTGTGTCCAGTATACGTATCACAGATAGATGGATTTTGTGACTTCTTGGGAGGGAATCTTGCACATTATACTAATACGTAAATGCCATACAGCTAACTGCTCTCAAACGTAAAATTTGCTAAGGATTACGCCATTCAGTCCGCTATCGAATAATTTGGATTCTGATTTGCTTCAGAAATTAAcgatttattaaaaaaaaaagaaaaaatccgcTATAAATCTGAAActgacttcttttttgtaatCTTGAGAATAAAATTGCAATCAAAATGGAAATGTTATGAACAACACATTACTGAGCATTTCATTGCAACAGTTTTAAACATGTTGAAGTTCGACGAGAGAAGATTTTAGAGCCGTACATTGGTGATCAAACAAGACCTACCTCTTTGAACAACACTGGGTGGATTGTTTCGTGTAGCTTACAGCTTAATAAGGAAAGCCAGTGAAAGGAAATTCTTTTACTCTGGAAGTGACGCAttataaataagtaaaatttCCAAAAGAAAGCTTAATATACTAAGAGAGTTGTTGAGCACTCCTCTTTCATCAGTAGTTTGCCAAGCCGATATGTAATACTAGTTAATTCTTATTTCCTTTTAGTTGTATTAACCCCTTAGAGAAACGACtgtataagtataggtaatagcatgatttgtagtgacatttggcataaatagcaggagtgatatttcaaaattgtgatacaattgagacaattttgtaatatcacaagtggtagtcatgccaaatatcacgatATTTGGCATATTGGTTTCTTATTCAGATTCATCTGCTTTTACTTCATCCAAGCATGACACACTCCTTGTCTTTTTGATTAGGGGGATTATTTTCGTCGaaactaaaataacaaaattaaatccTGACCCTCTTCTTGTTGCATAATTGGATAGCTTCTGCCCGCTATCCGTATTATTATTTGCCAATCGGCGCGTAATAAATCGGCCTGATTTTATAAAAAGCAAGCACTGACATTGTAAAGGTCAAAATGAAGAGGAGTAAACCGTAAACAATGATGCAAATGTTCACTTCATGTTCAAAGTCGTAATGTTATTGTCAAACGACTTACATttcaaacaattaaaaagaaatgtcaGTAAATAGACAATGTAATCAGAAGCAATCAACTTTGAACGAAGAATGAGTTTATAACTGGGAATCCGCGCAAAATCCAACAATACAATGATTCGCGGCAAGCCTAAAAGAAATCaaacttccttttcttttgcttgGTGGAACAATTTCATGTTACAAAGTAAACGAACGCCATATAAATTAATTCGAGCTTCGGCGACGTAAAACTTGGCATACACTAAATATCATATAATataagtttttgaaaagcgaAATATGAGGGTAAAGCCCTCTGCCGTTACCCTTTATCGTGGTGAGAATTAGCTGTGATTTTTATTAAGttacccttaaaaaaaaaaaaaaaaaaaacgatagtCGCCTTACCGTGCGTATAATATTTTTTCTACCTGTATAACGTATAATTTCCACTGGGtcatttttgcattattttccaTCGGATAATTTCCTTGTGTATATAAGTCTGTTACTGAAAGACCATTAAATATTGCGTCGATGGAGCTAAATGACATTTGCTTTTCGCATTTCTTCCGTCAATCTTACGTTCTAAAAGAACGTTTTTAAAGACAGCTCTCAAAACGTTTATTAAGATAGCTTGTACAAGAgaacaaaacaagaaacgttATCTTGAGATCTAGCATGATCTGGAGTCCCGGTAGCATTGGTGGGCCAAATTGCAATTGTAGTTTCACCTCTGCActtccaaatatttttgcaCTTCCACTTTTAAGTCCTGGTAGTGGTCAATCTTTTCCCGTTCTTCAGGTTTTTCTACTATGTGTGTATCATCAGCAAGCCTCATCGGCTGTGGAACACACCCTGCCCTCTTTTTCCAGCAGCTAAATATTAGGTCTGTTATGAACTAAATAACAAGCTGGTTTAATTAAGCGGTAATCTGTAAACTTGCTCTGGAGAGTTGTTGACAGTTTTATTTGCTCTGCGATTGAACTTTCGGGGAAGGAAAGAACATCCCTGACCTTTTCCCACGTTTTGAACGGTGTTGGATTGTTTCTTGTTGTATTGCAGTGTTTACGGGTCACACCTTGCGCAGCAGCAAACAATGGGGATGGGGAAAGGGAAGGCTTGCGTTTTCTTTGTTGACGCGACGAAGTAGATACATATAGCAAGAACGCGAGATTTGTCGTCAAAGATTAATAACATGTATCAAGTAATTGTGCCACCGATTATGATTTTTTTAAGGCTATTTATTACAAAGGGGTAGGTTTTGTCAGCCTAATATGGTTAGCGAATTTTCTGCACGAGAACCTTTCTCTAATATGACGTTTGcgacaaaaagaagaaatgtaagataaagtaattattaataaagtaaactagaaaaaaaaaaaaaaaagaataacaacGTTCTTGTTTCCGGCCAGAATTGAACTGGCGACCTTCCGCGTGTTAGGCGGACGTGATAACCACTACACTACGGAAACCACAGTTAACAAATTCTCTACtgtttatttgctttgtttgttttgagtcTATATACGATTAAGCAGGAGGATGAATAATGATGATTCTATAGAGGTATTGCCTAAATCTGCGAAGGAAAAACATATTTTACGGTGTCAAAATAACAACTGGAAGAATTGCGAGGCGGTAATAATGGACCGAGTAATGTAGCCTCAAGCAGAccatttttcagttgtttagttagtaccctagccttcaATTGAGTGCGAGGCCGAGATtggccttgttttgatacaaaccttttttttttcctcatggAAATTATAGTTGAAAAATACAGGTTTGCATGCTGGAACAACATGGGCTCGAAAAAGTTGGCCACTCGCCCAAGATGCGCCATTTTCAAGCACAACATACGCAAGTAATTTGGAAACCTAAAAAAAGGAACCCTAAAAGCCAATTGGATCGATATCATAACCGTGAAACAATGGGAAAAAATcataaattaaaactttttattGTTTCTGCGACCCATTAGGAAACAacttacgagcagctcctacataCATTACTAAAAATAATGGTTGCCGGGCGTAAAAATATTAAAGGGAGtaaaaatgtttcgaaaatcacttttaaaattgGCCTCGAACTGAAAAAGGCCGGTATTTACGTATTTTCGAATTTAAAAAGATAGTTCTTATACTTCCCTTAATTCCTTCTTTTTTTAGCAGAGCAACTGCGCGCACGAGGTGTGCGCTGCGGAACCCCATACctagaagaaaatggaaacctatCGAAGAGAGAAAATTTATGAGGTCGGCGTACTCCGTCCGTCCCTACAGACTCTGGGGGGAGAGGTGAAAAACTCAGTAGGGTAGGGATGGGAGTCCCAAACATATATGTCGCGTTTCGTTTTGGCGCAAAATTAACCATTTTGGGGCAACCAACGGATTCGCTGAATTAAAAATCTAGattaaattttgttgtgttcgccttaaaacaaaatttttcgaaataaatttcaaaagcCTTACTTTTTAGTCACGGTTTTGGTCACACTCCAGCAACAATCTAGTCCCGCTGCCcacttggtcaaaatttggacAGGTGAATTTATGGGTGAAAATTTACTCAGTATCTTAAAATTTGTTTGTCGACAGACTGCTTGCCGACactaaagcctttttttttattccagttAAGTTTCACATTGTAAAATTACCGTGTTCTTTTGCCACTgccacaaaatgaaaatacaactcccgtcacaaaatgaaatatagcTGCTATCAGGATTCAATTTTCGGTTATTCGAAAGTGGTTTGTTTAAAGGCCCATTGCCAGCCTTGACGCAGcgcaatcttttgtttttgttttgaaatcgcgCTTTTGTAAATGGCGTGCTTTGATTGGTCTACACTTGTGCCAAGCTTTCTTGCAAAAGACAAAATATTCAGCTGTAGTCGCGTCGGCGTCGTGTTTCTCCTTTATCACAGTTCACCTGCAAAGTCAGTAAATGAGTATTGTGTCTTCGTGGAAGTGGATGAGACGTCAATTGTCATTTCCTGAAAGAACCGTGCTCAGCTCCGTCATAAGGGACTTTACGATCGGACTACgtgacggcagcgaaaatgtcgcttcaaaaatgaatttgcgttcttttggtctttatcgcgattattccagctcacttactttgtcaaatgtaggcgaacgcTGCCGGAGttgaatttttaagaaacatattcaagtttaaaaagagaataaaatttcgtcgtcgcttttttacgttctccataaaaagtgaaattaggcaatttcatgtcgtagttgtgcaaaaacggcaaaga
This window contains:
- the LOC140922336 gene encoding uncharacterized protein, with translation MDLVSNIAFNLNSTTNFTFNSSFLLLPDNVLEDAYEIFFKFAFGSAIYMFIASFLSIIANGLLLLVFLFDPLKIFRKAITYFLVGLSIADILTATTQQPMFPTCFTMIYIKHRDTGNTCQTLISVGHHISLVATNCSFIIVLSFTIAQFIVVISPLKYAQKVTKCRVIVCIIGIYAYAILLTLLPKMGVHRDSLLKFDTIFHSIILTYLIIIFYVLLFITFKKKAAASRSLQEDQKTEGRGRRTCLERKFIVVNFFLVAILFLCSQPVTFLGMVSLYSSEDPNSPEFLIASLIVENVLYLKFLLDPFLYAWRIPKYRQALKIILRWSHSKNKKPGRGSMFSDCAIAELSLSRDTVITLDFKAISQ